The Cohaesibacter intestini genome includes a window with the following:
- a CDS encoding LysR family transcriptional regulator, which produces MDWDKLRIFHAAADAGSFTHAGDKLHMSQSAISRQVSALEADLGVTLFHRHARGLILTEQGELLYRTAHDVLMKLETVRTHLTDSKEKPTGELRLTTTVGLGSAWLTQHLPEFLELYPGIAINLLLENEDLDLGMREADVAIRLHQPTQPDLIQRKLFTVHFHMYAAPDYLKKYSQPQSMDDLDHHRLICFGNNHPAYLKDINWLETAQMPPGRKRQMALKVNNILGLRSAVMRGAGIAILPDYVVHPRDNLIQLLPSVEMPSFETYFVYAAELRNSMRINAIRDFLLSKAASWHY; this is translated from the coding sequence ATGGATTGGGACAAACTTCGCATCTTTCATGCGGCTGCAGATGCCGGGAGCTTCACCCATGCCGGTGACAAGCTCCACATGAGCCAATCCGCCATCTCCCGTCAGGTCAGCGCCCTTGAGGCCGACCTCGGCGTCACGCTTTTTCATCGCCATGCCCGTGGCCTCATCCTGACAGAACAGGGTGAGTTGCTCTATCGCACCGCTCATGATGTGCTGATGAAGCTGGAAACGGTCCGCACTCACCTGACGGACTCCAAGGAAAAACCAACCGGAGAGTTGCGACTGACCACCACCGTTGGTCTTGGCTCTGCATGGCTGACCCAGCATCTACCGGAATTTCTGGAACTCTATCCCGGCATCGCGATCAATCTGCTGCTGGAGAATGAGGATCTCGATCTGGGGATGCGTGAGGCCGACGTCGCCATTCGCCTGCATCAACCGACCCAGCCGGATCTCATTCAGCGCAAGCTCTTCACCGTCCATTTCCACATGTATGCCGCACCGGACTATTTGAAGAAATACAGCCAGCCACAATCGATGGATGATCTGGACCATCATCGCCTGATTTGCTTTGGCAACAATCACCCGGCCTATCTCAAGGACATCAACTGGCTTGAAACCGCCCAGATGCCCCCGGGGCGCAAGCGCCAGATGGCGCTGAAGGTCAACAACATCCTTGGCCTGCGTAGCGCTGTGATGCGCGGTGCAGGCATTGCGATTCTACCCGATTACGTTGTCCATCCGCGCGACAACCTCATACAGTTGTTGCCAAGTGTGGAAATGCCAAGCTTCGAGACATATTTTGTTTATGCCGCAGAATTGCGCAATTCCATGCGCATCAACGCCATCAGGGATTTTCTGCTGTCAAAAGCGGCAAGCTGGCATTATTAA
- the msrP gene encoding protein-methionine-sulfoxide reductase catalytic subunit MsrP, with protein sequence MFIKRNRSWSLKEHQATDEQVYLNRRSFLRGSSLLIGGASLSLAGCNMDSAASDSAITQSASTSDFKDPTLDLYPAKRNPTYIIKRDITPEEVNAAYNNFYEFGSHKQIAKAAQSLKTRPWTVKIDGLVEEEMELDIDTLIRSMVLEERLYRHRCVEAWSMTIPWTGFAFADLVKKAKPLSKAKYIRMETFHDPSVASGQKQSWYPWPYVEGVSIEEAMNELAFLVTGAYGKPAAKQFGAPLRLALPWKYGFKSIKSITRFTFTDKRPVSFWEQLAPGEYGFWANVNPEVRHPRWSQATEQVLGTNERIPTQFFNGYGEQVAHLYKELGKREILYR encoded by the coding sequence ATGTTTATCAAACGCAATCGCAGTTGGTCCCTGAAGGAGCATCAGGCAACGGACGAGCAGGTCTATCTCAATCGGCGCAGCTTTCTGCGTGGCTCATCCTTGCTGATTGGCGGGGCAAGTCTCAGCCTTGCAGGATGCAATATGGACAGTGCCGCATCCGATAGCGCGATCACGCAAAGCGCCTCGACCTCCGACTTCAAGGATCCGACCCTTGATCTCTACCCAGCCAAGCGCAACCCGACCTACATTATCAAGCGGGATATCACGCCTGAGGAAGTCAATGCGGCTTACAACAATTTCTATGAGTTCGGCTCGCACAAGCAGATTGCCAAGGCCGCTCAAAGCCTCAAGACGCGCCCCTGGACTGTCAAGATTGACGGCCTGGTCGAGGAGGAGATGGAACTGGACATCGACACGCTGATCCGCTCGATGGTGCTGGAAGAGCGCCTCTATCGCCATCGCTGTGTCGAGGCATGGTCAATGACTATCCCCTGGACCGGTTTTGCCTTTGCTGATCTGGTCAAGAAGGCCAAGCCACTCTCGAAGGCCAAATATATCCGGATGGAAACCTTCCATGATCCAAGCGTTGCCAGCGGTCAGAAACAAAGCTGGTATCCGTGGCCCTATGTTGAAGGGGTGTCGATCGAAGAGGCGATGAACGAGTTGGCGTTTCTGGTTACGGGTGCGTATGGCAAACCGGCGGCCAAGCAGTTTGGTGCGCCGCTGCGATTGGCATTGCCGTGGAAATATGGGTTCAAGTCAATCAAGTCGATCACCCGCTTCACTTTCACGGACAAGCGACCGGTCAGCTTCTGGGAGCAACTCGCCCCGGGGGAATATGGTTTCTGGGCCAATGTGAACCCGGAGGTGCGGCATCCGCGCTGGAGTCAGGCGACCGAACAGGTGCTCGGCACCAATGAGCGCATCCCGACACAATTCTTCAATGGCTATGGTGAGCAGGTCGCTCATCTCTACAAGGAATTGGGTAAGCGCGAAATTTTATACCGCTGA
- a CDS encoding HD-GYP domain-containing protein, with product MFQLYNHDLAQAAMKTVRLSELLGSLSYALDLTEGQPVGHCVRCCWIGTNIGMHLGLDDTALEDLYYTLLLKDLGCSSNAARICALYLADDISFKRDFKTIDGSLAAALRFVLSKTGLESGFSERIRAVVHILQNGGTIARELIETRCQRGADIAAKMRFSKAVQDGIHSLDEHWNGSGKPNGIKAQDIPLNANIALLAQVVDVFTQSHSQQAAIEEIKHRSGSWFDPALVETFLAVQARPGFWETLASSNIDQTLFAMDAASHHQQIDEDHLDEIAAAFADVVDAKSPFTAEHSSRVAIYTDIIAAELGLDTAHRRWLRRAALLHDIGKLAISNQILDKNGKLDPQEWQAIQSHPVHGEAILTRIEAFRDIAPLAGSHHEKLDGKGYPRGLKGEEICLESRILSVADVFDALTADRPYRAAMPIEKALSILDKDTGTAFDGRCVAALKMALAKMKKPEAA from the coding sequence ATGTTCCAGCTATACAATCATGACCTGGCCCAAGCCGCAATGAAGACCGTCCGCTTGTCGGAGCTACTCGGCTCCCTCAGTTACGCGCTTGACCTGACAGAGGGGCAGCCGGTGGGTCATTGCGTCCGTTGCTGCTGGATCGGCACCAACATCGGCATGCATCTGGGACTGGACGACACAGCCCTTGAAGATCTCTATTATACCCTGCTGCTCAAGGATCTGGGCTGCTCCAGCAATGCGGCGCGCATTTGTGCGCTCTATCTGGCCGACGACATCAGCTTCAAGCGCGACTTCAAAACCATCGACGGCAGTCTCGCCGCCGCCCTGCGGTTCGTGCTGTCCAAGACCGGCCTTGAAAGCGGCTTCAGCGAGCGGATTCGCGCCGTGGTTCATATCCTGCAAAATGGCGGCACCATCGCACGAGAATTAATCGAAACGCGCTGTCAGCGCGGTGCTGACATTGCCGCCAAAATGCGTTTCTCCAAGGCCGTGCAAGACGGCATCCATAGCCTTGATGAACATTGGAATGGTTCAGGCAAACCCAACGGGATCAAGGCCCAAGATATCCCACTCAATGCCAACATCGCCCTTCTGGCACAAGTGGTGGACGTCTTCACCCAATCACACTCGCAACAAGCAGCGATTGAAGAAATCAAACACCGCAGCGGCAGCTGGTTTGATCCGGCGCTCGTCGAGACCTTCCTCGCCGTCCAGGCAAGGCCGGGCTTTTGGGAAACACTGGCTTCCAGCAACATTGATCAAACGCTGTTTGCCATGGACGCTGCCAGCCACCATCAGCAGATTGATGAAGACCATCTTGATGAAATCGCCGCAGCCTTCGCCGATGTGGTTGATGCCAAAAGCCCCTTCACCGCCGAGCATAGCAGCCGCGTCGCGATTTACACCGACATCATTGCCGCCGAGCTGGGGCTCGACACCGCTCATCGCCGCTGGTTGCGCCGCGCCGCCCTGCTCCATGACATCGGCAAACTGGCCATCAGCAACCAGATCCTCGACAAAAATGGCAAACTGGATCCACAGGAATGGCAAGCCATTCAGAGCCACCCTGTCCATGGCGAAGCCATTCTTACGCGGATCGAAGCTTTCCGGGACATTGCCCCTCTTGCTGGCAGCCACCATGAAAAGTTGGATGGCAAAGGCTATCCCAGAGGCTTGAAAGGCGAGGAAATTTGTTTGGAGAGCCGCATTCTCAGCGTTGCCGACGTCTTTGACGCTCTGACTGCCGACCGCCCCTATCGCGCCGCCATGCCGATCGAAAAGGCGCTTTCCATCCTCGACAAGGATACAGGCACCGCCTTTGACGGCAGGTGCGTCGCCGCTCTCAAAATGGCACTTGCGAAAATGAAAAAGCCCGAAGCGGCCTGA
- a CDS encoding elongation factor G produces the protein MGQVGRRVEGPRCVAIVGPFGGGKTTLLEAILARTGAINKFSSVDSGSSVGDGSEEARSHHMSVEANIAETEFMGDTYTFIDCPGSVEFQFESQPALSAVDLAVVVCEPDEKKIPALQVILKSLEERNIPRILFLNKMDKCTAHVRAVVEELQKASATPLLLRQIPIWKSETAIGYIDLALERAFLYHEHAPSELVGMSETDQEREWEARYSMLETLSDHDEVLMEQLLEEMEPDAERVFGDLVEEMRQGQVMPVLIGAAEQENGILRLLKVLRHEGPGIETTAKRLGCPDPAEGDAILQVMKSIHTSHGGKLSISRVLKGAVKDGDVFYGADGDEIGRSSGLFHVQGQKTVKDNRATEGQVIALGKLDVAHTGTTLTTAKAGVDPLDLLAIPAPVFGMAVKPTEHRDEVKLHATLQKLTEEDPSLVVEQNQDSGETILRGQGEMHLRVAVERLQGKYGINIEHYTPVVPYKETIRKGVTVRGRHKKQSGGHGQFGDVVIDIKPMGRGEGFVFSESITGGVVPKQYFGSVENGVKDALVKGPLGFEVVDLTVNLSDGSYHTVDSSDQAFRSAGTLAMREGLPDCSPVLLEPIMNVKIAVPNDVTAKVNTIVAGRRGQLMGYDARPGWDGWDVVESLMPQSEIGDLIIELRSISAGVASFEASFDHMQELTGRNADLVLQAAQAAE, from the coding sequence ATGGGACAAGTTGGCAGAAGAGTCGAGGGTCCACGTTGCGTAGCCATCGTAGGACCCTTTGGAGGCGGTAAAACAACTCTCCTTGAAGCCATTTTGGCGCGAACCGGAGCCATTAACAAATTTTCATCGGTAGATAGCGGAAGCTCGGTCGGGGATGGATCGGAGGAAGCCAGATCCCACCATATGTCAGTGGAAGCCAATATCGCCGAAACCGAATTTATGGGTGACACTTACACCTTCATTGATTGTCCCGGATCTGTCGAATTCCAGTTTGAAAGTCAGCCTGCTCTCTCCGCTGTTGATCTCGCGGTCGTGGTTTGCGAACCAGACGAGAAGAAGATCCCCGCGCTGCAAGTGATCCTGAAAAGCCTTGAAGAGCGCAACATTCCCCGGATTCTTTTCCTGAACAAAATGGACAAATGCACCGCCCATGTGCGCGCGGTTGTCGAGGAGCTGCAAAAAGCCAGCGCCACACCTTTGCTGTTGCGTCAGATTCCTATCTGGAAGAGTGAAACGGCCATTGGCTATATCGATCTCGCTCTTGAACGTGCGTTCCTTTATCACGAGCATGCCCCGAGCGAGCTGGTTGGCATGAGCGAGACGGATCAGGAGCGCGAGTGGGAAGCCCGTTATTCGATGCTCGAAACCCTGTCCGACCATGACGAAGTGCTGATGGAGCAGCTGCTTGAAGAAATGGAACCGGATGCCGAGCGGGTGTTTGGGGACTTGGTCGAGGAAATGCGCCAAGGGCAGGTGATGCCGGTGCTGATCGGGGCGGCCGAACAAGAGAATGGCATTTTGCGCTTGCTGAAGGTGCTGCGTCATGAAGGCCCGGGCATTGAAACCACAGCCAAGCGCCTTGGTTGTCCGGATCCTGCGGAAGGCGATGCCATTTTACAAGTGATGAAGTCGATCCATACTTCCCATGGCGGCAAACTGTCCATTTCCCGTGTGCTCAAGGGTGCCGTGAAGGATGGGGATGTCTTCTATGGGGCGGACGGCGACGAAATTGGTCGTTCTTCTGGTCTGTTCCATGTGCAGGGACAAAAAACGGTCAAGGACAATCGGGCGACCGAAGGACAGGTCATCGCTCTTGGCAAGCTTGATGTCGCCCATACCGGTACGACCCTGACGACAGCCAAGGCCGGGGTTGATCCTCTTGATTTGTTGGCCATTCCGGCCCCGGTCTTCGGCATGGCTGTGAAGCCAACCGAGCATCGCGATGAAGTCAAGCTGCATGCAACCTTGCAGAAGCTGACGGAGGAAGATCCGTCTCTGGTGGTGGAGCAAAACCAGGATAGTGGTGAAACCATCCTGCGCGGTCAGGGCGAGATGCATTTGCGGGTGGCTGTTGAACGGCTGCAGGGCAAATATGGCATCAATATCGAGCATTACACACCTGTGGTTCCTTACAAGGAAACCATCCGCAAAGGCGTCACTGTGCGCGGTCGCCACAAGAAGCAGTCTGGCGGTCATGGGCAGTTTGGTGATGTGGTCATTGATATCAAGCCAATGGGCCGTGGTGAAGGATTTGTCTTCAGCGAAAGCATCACTGGTGGTGTCGTGCCAAAGCAGTATTTTGGCTCGGTCGAGAATGGGGTGAAGGATGCACTGGTCAAGGGGCCGTTGGGCTTCGAGGTGGTGGATCTGACGGTCAATCTGTCCGATGGCTCCTACCATACGGTGGACAGCTCCGATCAGGCTTTCCGGTCTGCAGGCACTTTGGCTATGCGCGAAGGCTTGCCGGATTGCAGTCCGGTGCTGTTGGAGCCGATCATGAATGTGAAGATCGCCGTGCCGAATGATGTGACCGCCAAGGTCAACACCATCGTTGCGGGTCGCCGTGGGCAGTTGATGGGTTATGATGCCCGTCCGGGCTGGGATGGCTGGGATGTGGTTGAATCCCTGATGCCGCAGTCGGAAATCGGAGACCTGATCATCGAGTTGCGCTCGATCTCCGCCGGAGTGGCGTCGTTTGAGGCCAGCTTTGATCACATGCAGGAGCTGACCGGTCGCAATGCGGATTTGGTTCTGCAAGCCGCTCAGGCAGCGGAATAA